From one Microbacterium aurum genomic stretch:
- a CDS encoding TrkH family potassium uptake protein has protein sequence MTGDTVGARAWRSMRSVLAESWDRLRDLTTASPSRFAVGVFLTLILLFTALFMLPAAAADGQSTAFADALFTAVSTICVTGLSTVDMGTHWSPFGHVLVYIGVNVGALGVLTLASILGLVISKRLGLRAKLIAAGDTNPLRAHGGPVNEGQTVRLGEVGQLLATVALSTLVIEAGLAILLYPSLLLSGIDPISALWEAPYYAAMSFTNTGFAPNAGGLEPFAQNYVVLTLLMAGVFLGSIGFPVIFTLWRHHFHVRRWSLHAKLTVITTVVLFFAGAGVFLLLEYDNPETFGGMDAWDTTFQAFFLSAMTRSGGFSVVDMSELHGSSLVVGSMLMFVGGGSASTAGGIKVTTLAVLALAVWSEAKGRPSVEAFGRRIPSDVQRVALSVVAWGATIVALSTVTITQITQQPVEYVLFDVISGFATVGLSTGVTQQLPDSAVYVMALTMFMGRVGTVTLAAAVAATSRSQHYSLPVERPIVG, from the coding sequence ATGACGGGCGACACCGTCGGCGCCCGTGCGTGGCGCAGCATGCGGAGCGTGCTCGCCGAGTCCTGGGACCGCCTGCGCGACCTGACGACCGCCTCCCCCTCCCGCTTCGCGGTGGGCGTCTTCCTCACGCTGATCCTGCTGTTCACCGCCCTGTTCATGCTTCCCGCGGCCGCCGCAGACGGGCAGTCCACGGCATTCGCCGACGCGCTGTTCACGGCGGTCTCGACGATCTGCGTCACGGGACTGTCGACCGTCGACATGGGGACGCACTGGAGCCCGTTCGGGCATGTGCTCGTCTACATCGGCGTCAACGTCGGCGCGCTCGGTGTGCTGACCCTGGCATCCATCCTCGGCCTCGTCATCTCCAAGCGGCTGGGCCTGCGCGCGAAGCTCATCGCCGCCGGCGACACCAATCCGCTGCGCGCCCACGGCGGCCCCGTCAACGAGGGGCAGACCGTCCGTCTCGGCGAGGTCGGTCAACTGCTCGCGACGGTCGCGCTGTCGACCCTCGTCATCGAGGCGGGGCTCGCGATCCTGCTGTACCCGTCGCTGCTGCTGAGCGGGATCGACCCGATCAGCGCGCTGTGGGAGGCGCCCTACTACGCGGCGATGTCGTTCACCAACACCGGCTTCGCCCCCAACGCCGGCGGCCTCGAGCCCTTCGCGCAGAACTACGTCGTGCTGACGCTGCTCATGGCCGGCGTCTTCCTCGGGTCGATCGGCTTCCCGGTGATCTTCACCCTGTGGCGGCACCACTTCCACGTGCGCCGCTGGTCGCTGCACGCGAAGCTCACCGTCATCACGACGGTCGTCCTCTTCTTCGCCGGCGCGGGCGTGTTCCTGCTGCTGGAGTACGACAACCCCGAGACCTTCGGCGGGATGGATGCCTGGGACACCACGTTCCAGGCCTTCTTCCTGTCGGCGATGACCCGCTCCGGCGGCTTCTCGGTCGTGGACATGAGCGAGCTGCACGGCTCGTCGCTGGTGGTCGGCTCGATGCTCATGTTCGTCGGCGGCGGCTCGGCGTCCACGGCGGGCGGCATCAAGGTGACGACGCTCGCCGTCCTCGCGCTCGCGGTCTGGTCGGAGGCGAAGGGCCGCCCGAGCGTGGAGGCGTTCGGCCGCCGCATCCCGAGCGATGTGCAGCGCGTCGCCCTGTCGGTCGTGGCGTGGGGAGCGACCATCGTGGCGCTGTCGACCGTCACGATCACGCAGATCACCCAGCAGCCGGTCGAGTACGTGCTGTTCGACGTCATCTCGGGGTTCGCGACCGTGGGCCTGTCGACCGGGGTCACGCAGCAGCTGCCGGACTCCGCCGTCTACGTCATGGCCCTGACGATGTTCATGGGGCGCGTTGGTACAGTGACACTCGCCGCGGCCGTGGCCGCGACATCCCGTTCGCAGCACTACTCGCTGCCCGTGGAAAGGCCCATCGTTGGTTGA
- a CDS encoding ArsR/SmtB family transcription factor, whose product MADIFDVIADGTRRDILQLLRERASAGERGTSVSHIVTELGVSQPTVSKHLKVLREAELVTVREEGQHRFYSLSPAPLDIIDDWLVPFFDDGLIDDADPATTLPDSAVAAADLVGRAAASAKHAWDSAFKRIPGR is encoded by the coding sequence ATGGCGGACATCTTCGACGTGATCGCCGACGGTACCCGTCGGGACATCCTGCAGCTGCTGCGCGAGCGCGCCTCCGCCGGGGAGCGGGGCACGAGCGTCTCGCACATCGTGACCGAGCTCGGGGTGAGCCAGCCGACGGTGTCGAAGCATCTCAAGGTGCTGCGCGAAGCCGAGCTCGTGACGGTCCGTGAAGAGGGGCAGCACCGGTTCTACTCGCTGTCGCCGGCACCGCTGGACATCATCGACGACTGGCTCGTGCCGTTCTTCGACGACGGTCTGATCGACGACGCCGACCCCGCGACCACCCTGCCCGATTCCGCCGTCGCAGCCGCGGATCTCGTCGGGCGGGCCGCGGCATCCGCCAAGCACGCCTGGGACAGCGCGTTCAAGCGGATCCCCGGCCGCTGA
- a CDS encoding helix-turn-helix domain-containing protein, which produces MADLSDVRFLTVAEVAELMRVSKMTVYRLVHAGELPAVRFGRSYRVPETAVTDALQRPIADVG; this is translated from the coding sequence ATGGCGGACCTGTCTGACGTGCGCTTTCTCACCGTCGCCGAGGTGGCGGAGCTCATGCGCGTGTCGAAGATGACGGTGTACCGCCTGGTGCACGCGGGAGAGCTTCCCGCCGTGCGCTTCGGGCGCAGCTACCGCGTGCCCGAGACCGCCGTCACCGACGCCCTGCAACGGCCCATCGCCGACGTCGGCTAG
- a CDS encoding 30S ribosomal protein bS22, protein MGSVIKKRRKRMAKKKHRKLLRKTRHQRRNKK, encoded by the coding sequence GTGGGTTCTGTCATCAAGAAGCGCCGCAAGCGCATGGCGAAGAAGAAGCACCGCAAGCTGCTTCGCAAGACTCGCCACCAGCGCCGCAACAAGAAGTAA
- a CDS encoding glutaredoxin family protein translates to MTTLTIISKPDCHLCDVAREIVDVVVADYDEDAVSVEEVSILDDPSLYDTWWEKIPVVLIDDRLHAHWRLDAARLRTALDAATQDAATRTPSGKDTA, encoded by the coding sequence GTGACCACCCTCACGATCATCTCCAAACCCGACTGCCACCTGTGCGACGTCGCCCGTGAGATCGTCGACGTCGTCGTCGCCGACTACGATGAGGACGCCGTCTCGGTCGAGGAGGTCTCGATCCTCGACGACCCGTCACTGTACGACACGTGGTGGGAGAAGATCCCGGTCGTGCTCATCGACGACCGGCTGCACGCGCACTGGCGCCTCGACGCGGCGCGGCTGCGCACAGCACTGGATGCCGCGACGCAGGATGCCGCGACGCGCACCCCCTCCGGAAAGGACACCGCATGA
- a CDS encoding Dabb family protein, giving the protein MIRHVVAWKLRTEDPAERAAQAAKVSADLGALREVVPSIVDLSIGPDVVGGGNWDVALVADFADRAGLDAYQTHPDHQAVAGYIRSVVSDRVAVDFEV; this is encoded by the coding sequence ATGATCCGCCACGTCGTCGCTTGGAAGCTGCGCACCGAAGACCCCGCCGAGCGCGCCGCGCAGGCCGCGAAGGTCTCGGCCGATCTCGGGGCGCTGCGGGAGGTCGTGCCGTCTATCGTCGACCTGTCGATCGGGCCCGACGTCGTCGGGGGCGGCAACTGGGACGTCGCCCTCGTCGCGGACTTCGCCGATCGTGCCGGCCTGGACGCCTATCAGACGCACCCCGACCACCAGGCCGTGGCAGGCTACATCCGTTCGGTCGTCTCCGACCGCGTCGCCGTCGACTTCGAGGTCTGA
- a CDS encoding ABC transporter ATP-binding protein yields MTTADSPARALPRTSENLLLHETGEGTTVQLAGIVKEFGATRVLHGVDLDIAPGEFVSLLGPSGCGKTTLLRILAGLEDSTDGTVSFDGKDVSRVPTNKRDIGMVFQSYSLFPHLRVLDNTAFGLRRRGIGAREAAKRAQDALELVGLGHLADRFPHQLSGGQQQRVALARALVTEPRVLLLDEPLSALDAKVRVQLRDEIRRIQLRLGITTVFVTHDQEEALAVSDRIAVMSAGRIEQIGTPGELYERPSSPEVAAFVGLSSVVPAVSDGAVARVWGLELPLLRPVDAGAVEIFVRPENVRLVTTAVPGIDATVQESTFLGSFRRTLVRTSDGEMITLQHPVGEAITYDDVVRVSIDPVPVLARVAS; encoded by the coding sequence ATGACCACCGCCGACTCCCCCGCGCGCGCGCTGCCGCGCACCTCCGAGAACCTGCTTCTGCACGAGACCGGCGAAGGCACGACGGTGCAGCTGGCCGGCATCGTGAAGGAGTTCGGCGCGACGCGCGTCCTGCACGGCGTCGACCTCGACATCGCCCCCGGCGAGTTCGTGTCGCTGCTCGGACCGTCCGGCTGCGGCAAGACGACGCTCCTGCGGATCCTCGCGGGGCTCGAGGACTCCACCGACGGCACCGTCTCCTTCGACGGGAAGGATGTCTCGCGGGTGCCGACCAACAAGCGCGACATCGGCATGGTGTTCCAGTCGTACTCGCTGTTCCCGCATCTCCGGGTACTCGACAACACCGCATTCGGGCTCCGCCGGCGCGGTATCGGCGCCCGCGAAGCGGCGAAGCGCGCGCAGGATGCGCTCGAGCTGGTCGGGCTCGGACATCTCGCCGACCGGTTCCCGCATCAGCTCTCCGGCGGTCAGCAGCAGCGCGTCGCCCTCGCCCGCGCCCTCGTCACGGAGCCCCGCGTGCTGCTCCTCGACGAGCCGCTGTCGGCGCTGGATGCTAAGGTGCGCGTGCAGCTGCGCGACGAGATCCGCCGCATCCAGTTGCGCCTGGGCATCACGACCGTCTTCGTCACGCACGACCAGGAGGAGGCGCTCGCCGTCTCCGACCGCATCGCCGTCATGAGCGCGGGCCGCATCGAGCAGATCGGCACGCCGGGCGAGCTGTACGAGCGCCCCTCCTCTCCCGAGGTCGCGGCGTTCGTCGGGCTCTCAAGCGTCGTGCCTGCGGTCTCCGACGGCGCCGTCGCCCGCGTGTGGGGCCTCGAGCTGCCGCTGCTGCGCCCTGTGGATGCCGGTGCGGTGGAGATCTTCGTCCGCCCCGAGAACGTGCGGCTCGTCACGACCGCCGTGCCCGGCATCGACGCCACCGTGCAGGAGTCGACCTTCCTCGGCAGCTTCCGCCGCACGCTCGTGCGCACCTCGGACGGTGAGATGATCACGCTGCAGCACCCCGTCGGCGAAGCGATCACCTACGACGATGTCGTGCGCGTGTCGATCGACCCCGTTCCGGTGCTCGCCCGCGTCGCGTCCTGA
- a CDS encoding ABC transporter permease: MSGPGIAPSRVTRTVIGIVIGILFAIPLLSTFLFTLRDRESGGLSFANWVRVFDPSNTQVLTPIWTGLGNSVVLAVVTVVIVLVVLLPTMILIELRFPNLARVFEFAVLLPISIPAIVLVVGLAPIYLQIGRMFGTGTWTLAFAYGITVLPFAYRSIKAAMDAVDLRTLAEAARSLGAGWLAVVIRALVPNLRQGLLAASLISVAVVLGEFTIASLLNRQVFQTALVVAQKIDPYASAIFTLLSLLFVFLLLLLVGRAASSSSRGRRRAGKASS, from the coding sequence GTGAGTGGGCCCGGTATCGCGCCCTCGCGGGTGACACGCACCGTGATCGGCATCGTGATCGGCATCCTGTTCGCGATCCCGCTGCTGTCGACGTTCCTGTTCACCCTGCGCGACCGCGAGAGCGGCGGGCTGTCGTTCGCCAACTGGGTGCGCGTGTTCGACCCCTCCAACACCCAGGTGCTCACGCCCATCTGGACAGGACTCGGCAACTCGGTCGTCCTTGCCGTCGTCACGGTCGTGATCGTGCTCGTGGTCCTGCTTCCGACGATGATCCTCATCGAGCTGCGCTTCCCGAACCTCGCACGCGTTTTCGAGTTCGCGGTGCTGCTGCCGATCTCGATCCCCGCGATCGTGCTCGTCGTCGGTCTCGCGCCGATCTACCTGCAGATCGGGCGCATGTTCGGCACGGGAACGTGGACCCTCGCCTTCGCGTACGGCATCACCGTGCTGCCGTTCGCCTACCGGTCGATCAAGGCGGCGATGGATGCCGTGGACCTCCGCACGCTCGCCGAGGCGGCCCGCTCGCTCGGCGCGGGCTGGCTCGCCGTCGTCATCCGGGCGCTCGTGCCGAACCTCCGACAGGGGCTCCTCGCGGCATCCCTCATCTCCGTCGCCGTCGTCCTCGGCGAGTTCACGATCGCGTCGCTGCTGAACCGTCAGGTGTTCCAGACCGCGCTCGTGGTGGCGCAGAAGATCGACCCGTACGCGTCGGCGATCTTCACGCTGCTCTCGCTCCTGTTCGTCTTCCTCCTACTCCTCCTCGTCGGTCGCGCGGCCTCCTCGTCTTCACGGGGACGCCGCCGCGCCGGAAAGGCCTCGTCATGA
- a CDS encoding ABC transporter permease, with the protein MTSATVAPAATSTGPGSEHHAPARGRSRRSAPSLTWLGLVPFAAYLLLFLALPTVLAIGTGFFEKNGTFTWANISALVDPVVLTAFWNSTWLSLLTAAIGAILGALVCYAAMGLPPQGALRSALDAATGVLAQFGGVMLAFVFIATIGVQGVVTLLLKDSFGVDLQPGTWLYSVPGLILPYIYFQVPLMVITFLPALSALKSQWSEANLTLGGTRASFWLRIGLPVLAPSFLASFLLLFANAFSSYATAAALASQGSQIVPLQIRAALTSETVLGRENLAGALALGMIVVVGVVMAIYALVQRRAARWQS; encoded by the coding sequence GTGACATCCGCGACCGTCGCACCCGCTGCGACGAGCACAGGCCCCGGGTCGGAGCACCACGCTCCGGCCCGGGGCCGGTCCCGTCGCAGCGCACCGTCCCTCACGTGGCTGGGGCTTGTCCCCTTCGCCGCGTACCTCCTCCTCTTCCTGGCCCTGCCGACCGTCCTCGCGATCGGCACCGGCTTCTTCGAGAAGAACGGCACGTTCACCTGGGCGAACATCTCCGCCCTCGTCGACCCCGTCGTCCTCACCGCGTTCTGGAACAGCACGTGGCTGTCGCTGCTCACCGCTGCCATCGGCGCGATCCTCGGTGCGCTCGTCTGCTACGCCGCGATGGGCCTTCCCCCGCAGGGCGCCCTACGCAGCGCACTGGATGCCGCGACAGGCGTCCTCGCCCAGTTCGGCGGCGTCATGCTCGCATTCGTCTTCATCGCCACGATCGGCGTGCAGGGTGTCGTGACCCTGCTTCTCAAGGATTCTTTCGGCGTCGACCTGCAGCCGGGGACCTGGCTCTACTCGGTGCCGGGCCTCATCCTCCCCTACATATACTTCCAGGTGCCGCTCATGGTCATCACGTTCCTCCCCGCCCTGTCGGCGTTGAAGTCGCAGTGGTCGGAGGCGAACCTCACGCTCGGCGGCACGCGGGCGAGCTTCTGGCTGCGCATCGGCCTGCCGGTGCTCGCGCCGTCGTTCCTCGCGAGCTTCCTGCTGCTGTTCGCGAACGCGTTCTCGTCGTACGCGACGGCCGCCGCCCTGGCGAGCCAGGGCTCTCAGATCGTGCCGCTGCAGATCCGCGCGGCGCTCACGAGCGAGACCGTGCTCGGGCGGGAGAACCTCGCGGGCGCCCTCGCGCTCGGCATGATCGTCGTCGTCGGCGTCGTCATGGCCATCTACGCTCTCGTCCAGCGGCGCGCCGCGCGGTGGCAGTCGTGA
- a CDS encoding ABC transporter substrate-binding protein, with product MSRHALRRIAPAVALLTASAIALAACSSSSDATDGASDSASDAAAATSVADFGTFADLEAAAKAEGKLNVIALPRDWANYGEIIDAFKKKYPEIEVTEQSPDVSSAEEIQAATTNAGLDTAPDVFDLGLTVALQNTDKFAAYKVQTFDEIPDALKEPTGLFVGDYSGYMSVGYDSSRFPEPAQITDLLGEDYKGSVAINGDPTQAGAAFAAVGLATVQNGGTLDDFQPGIDFFSELQKAGNLLKVDVTTGTIASGETPVVFDWDYLNATHSADNANWKVKVFSGTGYAGYYNQAINKDAPNPAAARLWQEFLYSDDVQNLWLAGGARPVRMEAMTKAGTIDETAAAKLPAAPSDTVVPTEAQSKAAGALLGEKWASAVQ from the coding sequence ATGTCCCGTCATGCGCTGCGCCGGATCGCTCCGGCCGTCGCTCTGCTCACCGCCTCGGCCATCGCCCTGGCCGCCTGCTCGTCGTCCTCGGATGCCACCGACGGCGCCTCCGACTCTGCGTCGGACGCCGCCGCCGCGACGAGCGTCGCCGACTTCGGCACGTTCGCCGACCTCGAGGCCGCCGCCAAGGCCGAAGGCAAGCTCAACGTCATCGCGCTGCCGCGCGACTGGGCGAACTACGGCGAGATCATCGACGCCTTCAAGAAGAAGTACCCCGAGATCGAGGTCACCGAGCAGTCCCCCGACGTCTCGAGCGCCGAGGAGATCCAGGCAGCCACGACGAACGCAGGTCTCGACACCGCCCCCGACGTGTTCGACCTCGGCCTCACCGTGGCCCTGCAGAACACCGACAAGTTCGCCGCCTACAAGGTGCAGACGTTCGACGAGATCCCCGACGCACTCAAGGAGCCCACGGGCCTGTTCGTCGGCGACTACAGCGGGTACATGTCGGTCGGCTACGACTCGAGCCGCTTCCCCGAGCCCGCCCAGATCACCGACCTGCTGGGTGAGGACTACAAGGGCTCGGTCGCGATCAACGGCGACCCGACGCAGGCCGGCGCCGCCTTCGCGGCCGTGGGTCTGGCCACCGTCCAGAACGGCGGCACGCTCGACGACTTCCAGCCCGGCATCGACTTCTTCAGCGAGCTGCAGAAGGCGGGCAACCTGCTGAAGGTCGACGTGACCACCGGCACGATCGCATCGGGCGAGACCCCCGTCGTCTTCGACTGGGACTACCTGAACGCGACGCACTCCGCCGACAACGCCAACTGGAAGGTCAAGGTCTTCTCGGGCACCGGCTACGCGGGCTACTACAACCAGGCGATCAACAAGGACGCGCCGAACCCGGCCGCCGCCCGCCTGTGGCAGGAGTTCCTCTACAGCGACGACGTGCAGAACCTCTGGCTCGCCGGCGGCGCCCGCCCCGTGCGCATGGAGGCCATGACGAAGGCCGGCACGATCGACGAGACCGCCGCGGCGAAGCTCCCCGCAGCTCCCTCCGACACGGTCGTTCCGACCGAGGCTCAGAGCAAGGCCGCCGGCGCGCTCCTCGGCGAGAAGTGGGCCTCGGCCGTCCAGTGA
- the aspS gene encoding aspartate--tRNA(Asn) ligase translates to MSERTLVSQLQSREDGPVSVSGWVETVRDQKKVQFVILRDETGAVQLVNPATRPDPEASGQDADALALTALISELSTGTFLTVTGDLKHDERVKLGGVEIKIASLDIAASALPETPIAADSGLDKRMDWRFIDLRQRRNALIFRISTTLEHAMRSYWIERDYVELHTPKLMDSPAEGNAELFALEYFGDQTAYLAQSPQHYKQMAQAAGFGKIFEIGDVFRADPSFTSRHATEFTSVDAEISWIDSYEDVAAMQEELIATAFAAVKEKHGAEIEELFGQTVEVPTLPFPRIPLAEAREIVKARGYEIPRTDGDLDPEGERQVSAHVKETYGSDFVFVTDYHPEIRPFYHMRNAETGLTNSYDLLYRGTEITTGAQREHRIDVLEAQALEKGLSLEGLAHYLDFFRYGVPPHGGFGMGLARVLMLMLGQDSIREVTFLFRGPTRLAP, encoded by the coding sequence GTGAGTGAACGCACCCTCGTCAGCCAGCTGCAGTCCCGCGAAGACGGTCCCGTCTCGGTCTCCGGATGGGTCGAGACCGTCCGCGATCAGAAGAAGGTGCAGTTCGTCATCCTGCGCGATGAGACCGGCGCGGTACAGCTCGTGAACCCCGCCACCCGCCCTGACCCCGAGGCCAGCGGCCAGGATGCCGACGCGCTCGCGCTGACCGCGCTCATCTCGGAGCTGTCGACCGGCACGTTCCTGACCGTGACGGGCGACCTCAAGCACGACGAGCGCGTCAAGCTGGGCGGCGTCGAGATCAAGATCGCCTCGCTCGACATCGCGGCATCCGCCCTGCCCGAGACGCCCATCGCCGCCGACAGCGGCCTCGACAAGCGCATGGATTGGCGTTTCATCGACCTGCGCCAGCGCCGCAACGCCCTCATCTTCCGCATCTCGACGACCCTCGAGCACGCGATGCGCAGCTACTGGATCGAGCGCGACTACGTCGAGCTGCACACGCCCAAGCTCATGGACAGCCCCGCCGAGGGCAACGCCGAGCTGTTCGCCTTGGAGTACTTCGGCGACCAGACCGCCTACCTCGCGCAGAGCCCGCAGCACTACAAGCAGATGGCGCAGGCGGCCGGGTTCGGCAAGATCTTCGAGATCGGCGACGTGTTCCGCGCCGACCCGAGCTTCACCAGCCGCCACGCGACGGAGTTCACCTCGGTGGATGCCGAGATCAGCTGGATCGACTCGTACGAGGACGTCGCGGCGATGCAGGAGGAGCTCATCGCGACCGCGTTCGCCGCGGTCAAGGAGAAGCACGGCGCCGAGATCGAGGAGCTGTTCGGGCAGACCGTCGAGGTCCCGACCCTCCCGTTCCCGCGCATCCCGCTCGCCGAAGCCCGCGAGATCGTGAAGGCGCGCGGCTACGAGATCCCCCGCACCGACGGCGACCTCGACCCCGAGGGCGAGCGGCAGGTCTCCGCGCACGTGAAGGAGACGTACGGCAGCGACTTCGTCTTCGTGACCGACTACCACCCCGAGATCCGGCCGTTCTACCACATGCGCAACGCCGAGACCGGGCTCACGAACAGCTACGACCTGCTGTACCGCGGCACCGAGATCACGACCGGTGCGCAGCGCGAGCACCGCATCGACGTGCTCGAGGCGCAGGCCCTGGAGAAGGGTCTGTCGCTGGAAGGCCTCGCGCACTACCTCGACTTCTTCCGCTACGGTGTGCCGCCGCATGGCGGCTTCGGCATGGGCCTCGCGCGCGTGCTGATGCTGATGCTCGGGCAAGACTCCATCCGCGAGGTCACCTTCCTGTTCCGCGGGCCGACGCGCCTCGCCCCGTAA
- a CDS encoding DedA family protein produces MTIAFALAAPTRSPLAPAADASHDGSWLSALADWTVGLMEIIGPAGAGIAIALENLFPPLPSEVILPMAGLAASRGAFTIVEAIAWTTAGAVVGAFLLYGLGAWLGLDRLRSIAARVPLLHPEDIDKTVAWFSRHGGKAVFFGRMIPIFRSLISIPAGVTRMPLWRFGLLSAAGSLAWNTVFVLCGFFLGEAWPVIEQYTDILQYVVIAAAIAAVAWFVLARVRGLWAQRRAAKVPGE; encoded by the coding sequence ATGACGATCGCGTTCGCCCTCGCCGCTCCCACCCGCAGCCCCCTCGCTCCGGCCGCCGACGCCTCTCACGACGGGTCGTGGCTGAGCGCCCTCGCCGACTGGACGGTGGGCCTCATGGAGATCATCGGCCCGGCGGGGGCGGGCATCGCGATCGCTCTCGAGAACCTCTTCCCGCCGCTGCCGAGCGAGGTCATCCTGCCGATGGCGGGCCTCGCCGCTTCGCGCGGCGCCTTCACGATCGTCGAGGCGATCGCCTGGACGACCGCCGGTGCCGTCGTGGGCGCCTTCCTGCTGTACGGGCTCGGCGCGTGGCTGGGCCTTGACCGGCTGCGGTCGATCGCGGCGCGCGTGCCGCTGCTGCATCCCGAAGACATCGACAAGACGGTCGCCTGGTTCTCGCGTCACGGGGGCAAGGCCGTGTTCTTCGGCCGGATGATCCCCATCTTCCGCTCGCTCATCTCCATCCCCGCCGGCGTCACCCGGATGCCGCTCTGGCGATTCGGGCTGCTCTCCGCGGCGGGCTCGCTCGCGTGGAACACCGTGTTCGTGCTCTGCGGGTTTTTCCTCGGCGAGGCGTGGCCGGTCATCGAGCAGTACACCGACATCCTGCAGTACGTCGTCATCGCCGCGGCGATCGCTGCCGTCGCGTGGTTCGTCCTCGCCCGCGTGCGGGGGCTCTGGGCGCAACGCCGAGCCGCGAAGGTACCGGGGGAGTAG
- a CDS encoding histidine phosphatase family protein, which yields MPADRLHLVRHGEVHNPQRVLYGRLPNFRLSDDGRAMAQQAADHVKRLGRPVTALYASPLQRTRESAEPFTAAFGLEPTLDERVIEPTNVFEGKRMRRALMNPGNWHYLRTPALPSWGEPYTQIVDRMDAAMREAWDAAASGDVVIVSHQLPIWITHLAVQGEPLRHDPRRRRCALSSVTSFERDGDRWREVSYAEPASLAGAVDVGAV from the coding sequence ATGCCCGCAGATCGCCTCCACCTCGTGCGCCACGGGGAGGTCCACAACCCCCAGCGCGTGCTCTACGGGCGGCTGCCGAACTTTCGGCTCAGCGACGACGGCCGCGCGATGGCGCAGCAGGCGGCCGATCACGTGAAGCGCCTCGGTCGCCCTGTGACGGCGCTGTACGCCTCGCCGCTGCAGCGAACGCGCGAGTCGGCGGAACCGTTCACGGCCGCCTTCGGCCTCGAGCCGACGCTCGACGAGCGCGTCATCGAGCCGACGAACGTGTTCGAGGGCAAGCGCATGCGCCGCGCCCTGATGAACCCGGGCAACTGGCACTATCTGCGCACGCCCGCCCTGCCGAGCTGGGGCGAGCCGTACACGCAGATCGTCGACCGCATGGACGCCGCGATGCGCGAGGCATGGGATGCCGCGGCATCCGGCGACGTCGTCATCGTCTCGCACCAGCTGCCCATCTGGATCACCCACCTCGCCGTCCAGGGCGAGCCGCTGCGGCACGACCCGCGCCGCCGGCGCTGCGCGCTGTCGAGCGTGACGAGCTTCGAGCGCGACGGCGACCGCTGGCGCGAGGTGTCGTACGCCGAGCCGGCATCCCTCGCCGGCGCCGTGGATGTGGGGGCGGTATGA
- a CDS encoding TlpA family protein disulfide reductase produces the protein MTGRRTAASAVALAALLLTACTGGNDGLVEQYQQGGDKGYISGDGTVQEIAPADRGDAVAFTGTAVDGSTVTSTDYAGDVLVLNFWYAGCGPCRAEAPTLESTFQEVEPAGAQFLGVNIYDGPETATAFEEKYGISYPSLLAKEDADLKLAFASWTPLQSVPITLVLDAQGRVAARFIGQVESGSILKTIVNDVLAETT, from the coding sequence ATGACCGGGCGCAGAACCGCGGCCTCCGCCGTCGCGCTCGCCGCACTGCTTCTGACGGCGTGCACCGGCGGCAACGACGGACTGGTCGAGCAGTACCAGCAGGGCGGCGACAAGGGCTACATCTCCGGTGACGGCACCGTGCAGGAGATCGCCCCCGCCGACCGCGGCGACGCCGTCGCGTTCACCGGGACGGCCGTCGACGGGTCGACCGTGACGAGCACCGACTACGCCGGCGACGTGCTCGTGCTGAACTTCTGGTACGCCGGGTGCGGTCCCTGCCGTGCCGAGGCGCCGACGCTGGAGTCGACGTTCCAGGAGGTCGAGCCCGCGGGGGCGCAGTTCCTCGGCGTCAACATCTATGACGGCCCCGAGACGGCGACCGCGTTCGAGGAGAAGTACGGCATCAGCTATCCCTCGCTGCTCGCGAAGGAGGATGCCGACCTCAAGCTCGCCTTCGCGTCGTGGACGCCGCTGCAGTCGGTGCCGATCACTCTCGTGCTCGACGCGCAGGGCCGGGTCGCCGCGCGCTTCATCGGCCAGGTGGAGAGCGGCTCGATCCTCAAGACGATCGTGAACGACGTGCTGGCGGAGACGACGTGA